One window of Pieris napi chromosome 1, ilPieNapi1.2, whole genome shotgun sequence genomic DNA carries:
- the LOC125051752 gene encoding uncharacterized protein LOC125051752 isoform X2, whose amino-acid sequence MRLIFWVAALAVFTLADAKNSTAKTKPKRQLDNIRTPQNLQYSLVLPHSRVAHFRSLPNTRRVSNASQRAGKLPPYAVQMEPVVQYSQKDPLYDPKHDRIEESVVNRNDIAQSKILNVNDQSGEDYGPPYGSLPTAPLYSSESQHYYEAPEPIIEIIIKESNESLPAPPPQPLLKKKKEPVQVFYVKYSKDPHAKDKVIYEKPIPAITPPSNDEDEHHEHYVTVTPEPYYAPAQTTTLRAIIKPESEIYHTDSNVKVTFGNEARHYTYNRREESPSEKHEETAPRPVIALPNSQPTQISLERSVSPNAQYQEHQQRPGIAGPQTYHAGHNAQSRIQFQQPFLSQEPQLPRQRPPVVPFRQPNQGSFSSAPNRAAFSNSPPVNHFNSGPPIPGPIGPILPTPARPAFHSRPTISPPFPTRQHSPSRTTFHSGQRPHIHSQSQQPYFDEAKYLQENYHTITTDQIDSSKQTILPNKQQSFNVGSKPSANPIIFNEQNRPQQLIPYNQQLPQQRPQQHFDSNKQGFGVTPTRSPFFNLKPSPPQLEANRPFQRQPQQQFSFHQGPQTLRPSAQGPSIENTHNQNVFTSQNAISPSPSPLPQAQFLPQPSSPPLFSFHPQPSPTPQQVLPSEGSQGQQIAHEPNVAQFIPRDSELVPAISKYEQHITVNEPTGQTNYNNGFSGFNQPQPTPNYQQQYVTNSQQQDQQQQYQRQHDQQELRQQHEQREELRQQHQRQQQLQQQNHEQQQQQQRHQHQQQQQHQQQQHQQQEQVQNQQYLNSEQEQVRQQLAFNVRKQQEEIQRLQNQLIVQQQNLQQQQRNQYSQQQNSSPSPQYVDERSRPQANYVTSTAAPQYYQTSARTVEIKPTTQRYVSSTNSPTPEPKKEKKKPTIELPDEVPDDLRQQLLSSGILDNADISVLDYDKVGETPLESLPPDQLANFFSAGGGQQIAASENRPIVVAPNGDRIESRIDDSVDDDDQDISASENVESVVAPPSQNVEMKVVHFNPDTAEGQKVAKDYVKEDATQVDPVALNDKKYNKYLPLKVNGNQFPLPDIVKGRKVTSVVVLAPVQTEAISNDHRRSERAAGDSLRGLKFVAGDSLHNLLKKPTKDNFQKWFDVEKKTDTDQQSVVLLVTESENPQEDKEIFMYDISSGTVNKLSGDLSNAFVEAAENNSLSKDIEQLAIEGEGTPENFKKDTELAAEGSENVPLFVDISGLSLDQKAGQVSISSGYSKTKKGRHLRRRI is encoded by the exons GTTGCAGCCTTGGCTGTATTCACCCTGGCAGACGCAAAAAACTCGACAGCGAAAACGAAACCGAAAAGGCAGTTAGATAACATTCGTACACCACAAAACTTACAATACTCCCTAGTTCTACCGCATTCCAGAGTAGCACATTTTCGATCTCTCCCTAATACTCGAAGAGTGTCCAATGCATCGCAAAGAGCAGGAAAGCTACCACCATATGCGGTTCAAATGGAACCGGTAGTGCAGTACTCTCAAAAAGATCCATTGTATGATCCCAAACACGATCGCATAGAAGAATCAGTCGTTAATAGAAATGATATTgctcaatcgaaaattcttaACGTGAATGATCAGAGCGGTGAAGATTATGGACCACCATACGGCAGCTTACCTACGGCACCGTTATACAGTAGTGAAAGTCAACACTACTATGAAGCACCGGAACCgattatagaaattattatcaaagaatCAAATGAATCTCTTCCTGCGCCACCTCCCCAGCCTTTACtgaagaaaaagaaagaacCAGTCCAGGTATTCTACGTCAAATATAGCAAAGATCCACATGCTAaagataaagttatttatgaGAAGCCAATACCCGCAATCACGCCACCTTCCAATGATGAAGATGAACATCACGAACATTATGTTACAGTAACTCCTGAACCATACTATGCACCAGCCCAAACAACCACTCTCAGAGCTATTATTAAGCCGGAATCGGAAATATATCATACAGACAGCAATGTCAAGGTTACTTTTGGCAATGAAGCTCGTCATTATACTTATAACAGACGTGAAGAAAGCCCTTCTGAAAAACACGAAGAAACCGCACCGAGACCAGTAATTGCTTTACCAAATAGTCAACCGACTCAAATTTCTTTGGAACGTTCGGTGTCACCAAACGCTCAGTATCAAGAACACCAACAAAGGCCTGGTATTGCAGGTCCTCAAACATATCACGCAGGTCATAATGCTCAAAGTCGTATTCAATTCCAACAGCCTTTCTTGAGTCAAGAACCTCAACTGCCAAGACAAAGACCACCAGTTGTTCCATTTAGACAACCAAACCAAGGTTCCTTTTCATCTGCCCCTAACCGCGCTGCTTTTTCAAATTCTCCACCTGTAAACCATTTTAACTCAGGTCCGCCAATACCTGGCCCAATCGGGCCAATACTACCGACACCTGCAAGACCCGCATTTCATTCAAGACCTACAATCTCTCCTCCATTTCCTACGAGACAACATAGCCCTTCAAGAACAACATTCCATTCTGGACAAAGACCTCATATCCATTCACAATCACAACAACCATACTTTGATGAAGCCAAATATCTGCAAGAAAACTATCACACAATTACAACAGATCAAATAGATTCGtcaaaacaaacaatactCCCAAATAAACAACAGTCATTTAATGTTGGATCAAAACCAAGCGCCAATCCCATTATTTTTAACGAGCAAAATCGTCCGCAGCAGCTTATTCCATATAATCAACAGCTGCCACAGCAACGCCCGCAACAACATTTTGATTCAAACAAACAAGGCTTTGGGGTAACTCCTACGAGATCacctttctttaatttgaaaccATCTCCACCTCAATTAGAAGCAAACCGACCTTTCCAACGTCAACCTCAACAACAATTTAGTTTTCATCAAGGACCCCAGACACTACGCCCTTCAGCACAAGGCCCTTCAATTGAAAATACGCACAATCAAAACGTTTTTACCAGTCAAAATGCCATTTCTCCTTCGCCTTCACCATTACCTCAAGCTCAATTTTTACCACAACCGTCATCTCCTCCGCTATTTAGCTTCCATCCACAGCCTTCGCCAACACCGCAACAAGTTTTACCTTCGGAAGGATCCCAGGGCCAACAAATTGCGCATGAACCAAATGTTGCTCAATTTATACCAAGAGACAGTGAATTGGTTCCAGCTATATCTAAATATGAACAGCACATAACTGTTAATGAACCTACAGgacaaacaaattataataatggaTTCAGTGGATTTAACCAACCACAACCCACTCCAAATTACCAACAACAATACGTAACAAATTCACAACAACAAGACCAACAACAACAATATCAACGTCAGCATGATCAACAG GAACTTCGTCAACAACATGAACAAAGAGAAGAGCTGAGACAGCAGCACCAACGCCAACAACAATTGCAGCAGCAGAATCATGAGCAGCAACAGCAACAACAACGTCACCAACACCAACAGCAACAGCAACaccaacaacaacaacacCAGCAACAAGAACAAGTACAAAATcagcaatatttaaattctgaACAGGAACAAGTGAGACAACAATTGGCTTTTAACGTACGTAAACAACAAGAAGAGATCCAACGTCTTCAAAATCAACTCATAGTACAACAACAAAACTTGCAACAGCAACAAAGAAATCAGTATTCTCAACAGCAAAATAGTTCGCCATCACCACAATACGTCGATGAAAGATCTCGTCCCCAGGCAAATTACGTAACAAGTACCGCCGCACCACAATATTATCAAACAAGTGCGAGAACAGTAGAAATTAAACCAACTACACAGAGGTACGTTTCCTCAACTAATAGTCCAACACCTGAACCTAAAAAAGAGAAGAAAAAACCCACTATAGAACTTCCAGATGAAGTTCCTGACGATCTACGTCAACAACTGCTATCTTCGGGCATTTTGGATAATGCTGATATCAGTGTCCTTGACTACGATAAAGTTGGCGAAACACCTTTAGAGTCCTTACCGCCAGATCAACTTGCAAATTTCTTTAGCGCAGGAGGAGGGCAGCAAATAGCCGCAAGCGAAAACAGGCCAATTGTAGTGGCACCAAACGGAGATCGAATTGAATCAAGAATCGATGATTCTGTTGATGACGATGATCAAGATATATCAGCATCAGAAAACGTTGAAAGTGTGGTCGCCCCGCCTTCTCAGAATGTTGAAATGAAAGTGGTCCACTTCAATCCTGATACTGCGGAAGGTCAAAAGGTTGCTAAAGATTACGTCAAAGAAGATGCAACCCAAGTAGATCCAGTTGCATTAAAtgataagaaatataataaatacttaccaCTAAAAGTAAATGGCAATCAATTTCCTCTACCAGATATTGTAAAAGGAAGAAAGGTGACTTCAGTTGTAGTTCTCGCGCCAGTTCAAACAGAGGCAATAAGTAACGACCATCGTAGATCAGAACGTGCTGCAGGAGACAGTCTGAGGGGTTTAAAGTTTGTGGCTGGAGATAGTCTTCACAATCTGTTGAAGAAACCTACAAAAGATAACTTTCAGAAATGGTTTGACGTTGAAAAGAAAACTGATACGGATCAGCAATCGGTTGTTCTCCTAGTAACCga GAGCGAAAACCCACAAGAAGATAAAGAAATATTCATGTACGATATTTCTTCAGGCACCGTTAATAAATTAAGCGGAGATTTATCCAACGCTTTTGTTGAAGCGGCGGAAAACAATTCTCTCAGCAAAGACATTGAGCAGCTTGCCATCGAAGGAGAAGGAACACCAgaaaacttcaaaaaagaTACAGAATTAGCCGCAGAGGGATCAGAAAACGTGCCATTATTTGTAGATATATCGGGATTAAGTTTAGACCAAAAGGCCGGCCAAGTCTCCATCAGTTCAGGATACAGTAAAACAAAGAAAGGAAGACATTTGAGAAGACGAATTTAA
- the LOC125051752 gene encoding uncharacterized protein LOC125051752 isoform X1, with protein MRLIFWVAALAVFTLADAKNSTAKTKPKRQLDNIRTPQNLQYSLVLPHSRVAHFRSLPNTRRVSNASQRAGKLPPYAVQMEPVVQYSQKDPLYDPKHDRIEESVVNRNDIAQSKILNVNDQSGEDYGPPYGSLPTAPLYSSESQHYYEAPEPIIEIIIKESNESLPAPPPQPLLKKKKEPVQVFYVKYSKDPHAKDKVIYEKPIPAITPPSNDEDEHHEHYVTVTPEPYYAPAQTTTLRAIIKPESEIYHTDSNVKVTFGNEARHYTYNRREESPSEKHEETAPRPVIALPNSQPTQISLERSVSPNAQYQEHQQRPGIAGPQTYHAGHNAQSRIQFQQPFLSQEPQLPRQRPPVVPFRQPNQGSFSSAPNRAAFSNSPPVNHFNSGPPIPGPIGPILPTPARPAFHSRPTISPPFPTRQHSPSRTTFHSGQRPHIHSQSQQPYFDEAKYLQENYHTITTDQIDSSKQTILPNKQQSFNVGSKPSANPIIFNEQNRPQQLIPYNQQLPQQRPQQHFDSNKQGFGVTPTRSPFFNLKPSPPQLEANRPFQRQPQQQFSFHQGPQTLRPSAQGPSIENTHNQNVFTSQNAISPSPSPLPQAQFLPQPSSPPLFSFHPQPSPTPQQVLPSEGSQGQQIAHEPNVAQFIPRDSELVPAISKYEQHITVNEPTGQTNYNNGFSGFNQPQPTPNYQQQYVTNSQQQDQQQQYQRQHDQQELRQQHEQRDELRQQHQRQQQLQQQNHDQQELRQQHEQREELRQQHQRQQQLQQQNHEQQQQQQRHQHQQQQQHQQQQHQQQEQVQNQQYLNSEQEQVRQQLAFNVRKQQEEIQRLQNQLIVQQQNLQQQQRNQYSQQQNSSPSPQYVDERSRPQANYVTSTAAPQYYQTSARTVEIKPTTQRYVSSTNSPTPEPKKEKKKPTIELPDEVPDDLRQQLLSSGILDNADISVLDYDKVGETPLESLPPDQLANFFSAGGGQQIAASENRPIVVAPNGDRIESRIDDSVDDDDQDISASENVESVVAPPSQNVEMKVVHFNPDTAEGQKVAKDYVKEDATQVDPVALNDKKYNKYLPLKVNGNQFPLPDIVKGRKVTSVVVLAPVQTEAISNDHRRSERAAGDSLRGLKFVAGDSLHNLLKKPTKDNFQKWFDVEKKTDTDQQSVVLLVTESENPQEDKEIFMYDISSGTVNKLSGDLSNAFVEAAENNSLSKDIEQLAIEGEGTPENFKKDTELAAEGSENVPLFVDISGLSLDQKAGQVSISSGYSKTKKGRHLRRRI; from the exons GTTGCAGCCTTGGCTGTATTCACCCTGGCAGACGCAAAAAACTCGACAGCGAAAACGAAACCGAAAAGGCAGTTAGATAACATTCGTACACCACAAAACTTACAATACTCCCTAGTTCTACCGCATTCCAGAGTAGCACATTTTCGATCTCTCCCTAATACTCGAAGAGTGTCCAATGCATCGCAAAGAGCAGGAAAGCTACCACCATATGCGGTTCAAATGGAACCGGTAGTGCAGTACTCTCAAAAAGATCCATTGTATGATCCCAAACACGATCGCATAGAAGAATCAGTCGTTAATAGAAATGATATTgctcaatcgaaaattcttaACGTGAATGATCAGAGCGGTGAAGATTATGGACCACCATACGGCAGCTTACCTACGGCACCGTTATACAGTAGTGAAAGTCAACACTACTATGAAGCACCGGAACCgattatagaaattattatcaaagaatCAAATGAATCTCTTCCTGCGCCACCTCCCCAGCCTTTACtgaagaaaaagaaagaacCAGTCCAGGTATTCTACGTCAAATATAGCAAAGATCCACATGCTAaagataaagttatttatgaGAAGCCAATACCCGCAATCACGCCACCTTCCAATGATGAAGATGAACATCACGAACATTATGTTACAGTAACTCCTGAACCATACTATGCACCAGCCCAAACAACCACTCTCAGAGCTATTATTAAGCCGGAATCGGAAATATATCATACAGACAGCAATGTCAAGGTTACTTTTGGCAATGAAGCTCGTCATTATACTTATAACAGACGTGAAGAAAGCCCTTCTGAAAAACACGAAGAAACCGCACCGAGACCAGTAATTGCTTTACCAAATAGTCAACCGACTCAAATTTCTTTGGAACGTTCGGTGTCACCAAACGCTCAGTATCAAGAACACCAACAAAGGCCTGGTATTGCAGGTCCTCAAACATATCACGCAGGTCATAATGCTCAAAGTCGTATTCAATTCCAACAGCCTTTCTTGAGTCAAGAACCTCAACTGCCAAGACAAAGACCACCAGTTGTTCCATTTAGACAACCAAACCAAGGTTCCTTTTCATCTGCCCCTAACCGCGCTGCTTTTTCAAATTCTCCACCTGTAAACCATTTTAACTCAGGTCCGCCAATACCTGGCCCAATCGGGCCAATACTACCGACACCTGCAAGACCCGCATTTCATTCAAGACCTACAATCTCTCCTCCATTTCCTACGAGACAACATAGCCCTTCAAGAACAACATTCCATTCTGGACAAAGACCTCATATCCATTCACAATCACAACAACCATACTTTGATGAAGCCAAATATCTGCAAGAAAACTATCACACAATTACAACAGATCAAATAGATTCGtcaaaacaaacaatactCCCAAATAAACAACAGTCATTTAATGTTGGATCAAAACCAAGCGCCAATCCCATTATTTTTAACGAGCAAAATCGTCCGCAGCAGCTTATTCCATATAATCAACAGCTGCCACAGCAACGCCCGCAACAACATTTTGATTCAAACAAACAAGGCTTTGGGGTAACTCCTACGAGATCacctttctttaatttgaaaccATCTCCACCTCAATTAGAAGCAAACCGACCTTTCCAACGTCAACCTCAACAACAATTTAGTTTTCATCAAGGACCCCAGACACTACGCCCTTCAGCACAAGGCCCTTCAATTGAAAATACGCACAATCAAAACGTTTTTACCAGTCAAAATGCCATTTCTCCTTCGCCTTCACCATTACCTCAAGCTCAATTTTTACCACAACCGTCATCTCCTCCGCTATTTAGCTTCCATCCACAGCCTTCGCCAACACCGCAACAAGTTTTACCTTCGGAAGGATCCCAGGGCCAACAAATTGCGCATGAACCAAATGTTGCTCAATTTATACCAAGAGACAGTGAATTGGTTCCAGCTATATCTAAATATGAACAGCACATAACTGTTAATGAACCTACAGgacaaacaaattataataatggaTTCAGTGGATTTAACCAACCACAACCCACTCCAAATTACCAACAACAATACGTAACAAATTCACAACAACAAGACCAACAACAACAATATCAACGTCAGCATGATCAACAGGAACTTCGTCAACAACATGAACAAAGAGACGAGCTGAGACAGCAGCACCAACGCCAACAACAACTGCAGCAGCAGAATCATGATCAACAGGAACTTCGTCAACAACATGAACAAAGAGAAGAGCTGAGACAGCAGCACCAACGCCAACAACAATTGCAGCAGCAGAATCATGAGCAGCAACAGCAACAACAACGTCACCAACACCAACAGCAACAGCAACaccaacaacaacaacacCAGCAACAAGAACAAGTACAAAATcagcaatatttaaattctgaACAGGAACAAGTGAGACAACAATTGGCTTTTAACGTACGTAAACAACAAGAAGAGATCCAACGTCTTCAAAATCAACTCATAGTACAACAACAAAACTTGCAACAGCAACAAAGAAATCAGTATTCTCAACAGCAAAATAGTTCGCCATCACCACAATACGTCGATGAAAGATCTCGTCCCCAGGCAAATTACGTAACAAGTACCGCCGCACCACAATATTATCAAACAAGTGCGAGAACAGTAGAAATTAAACCAACTACACAGAGGTACGTTTCCTCAACTAATAGTCCAACACCTGAACCTAAAAAAGAGAAGAAAAAACCCACTATAGAACTTCCAGATGAAGTTCCTGACGATCTACGTCAACAACTGCTATCTTCGGGCATTTTGGATAATGCTGATATCAGTGTCCTTGACTACGATAAAGTTGGCGAAACACCTTTAGAGTCCTTACCGCCAGATCAACTTGCAAATTTCTTTAGCGCAGGAGGAGGGCAGCAAATAGCCGCAAGCGAAAACAGGCCAATTGTAGTGGCACCAAACGGAGATCGAATTGAATCAAGAATCGATGATTCTGTTGATGACGATGATCAAGATATATCAGCATCAGAAAACGTTGAAAGTGTGGTCGCCCCGCCTTCTCAGAATGTTGAAATGAAAGTGGTCCACTTCAATCCTGATACTGCGGAAGGTCAAAAGGTTGCTAAAGATTACGTCAAAGAAGATGCAACCCAAGTAGATCCAGTTGCATTAAAtgataagaaatataataaatacttaccaCTAAAAGTAAATGGCAATCAATTTCCTCTACCAGATATTGTAAAAGGAAGAAAGGTGACTTCAGTTGTAGTTCTCGCGCCAGTTCAAACAGAGGCAATAAGTAACGACCATCGTAGATCAGAACGTGCTGCAGGAGACAGTCTGAGGGGTTTAAAGTTTGTGGCTGGAGATAGTCTTCACAATCTGTTGAAGAAACCTACAAAAGATAACTTTCAGAAATGGTTTGACGTTGAAAAGAAAACTGATACGGATCAGCAATCGGTTGTTCTCCTAGTAACCga GAGCGAAAACCCACAAGAAGATAAAGAAATATTCATGTACGATATTTCTTCAGGCACCGTTAATAAATTAAGCGGAGATTTATCCAACGCTTTTGTTGAAGCGGCGGAAAACAATTCTCTCAGCAAAGACATTGAGCAGCTTGCCATCGAAGGAGAAGGAACACCAgaaaacttcaaaaaagaTACAGAATTAGCCGCAGAGGGATCAGAAAACGTGCCATTATTTGTAGATATATCGGGATTAAGTTTAGACCAAAAGGCCGGCCAAGTCTCCATCAGTTCAGGATACAGTAAAACAAAGAAAGGAAGACATTTGAGAAGACGAATTTAA